One window of Triplophysa rosa linkage group LG10, Trosa_1v2, whole genome shotgun sequence genomic DNA carries:
- the si:ch211-266g18.10 gene encoding axoneme-associated protein mst101(2) isoform X14, giving the protein MTQATKEVQSIPPTPADAPVTPVHPDTLTARSHGFLRILKRPAQWLIVISLLISWSVAGVVMFDFVTDDQLANIQEFGSDPMLAIDKTFEGIENGMNNMINTVTDAYDHVVEMNFNPMDAVNLAADSSVAFLSFSGVGDFGVTETVAFGGTVLDEATEWIRFPINYLFHMFEDILDVTIIYPADVASDALVYTLSGVKDVFQYLSTVFVGIEAQIPKMSIDPMKLAGNVAEEATELKNSISNYLSNLFVGDEGVIPDISFDPMKVVTDSVEEFVDRRDMFLAYLSNMLIKDKDEAPQMLRRKGEFLPPMEKDMRGKKAEAEEDEIMQQINITVEKEKKKEVKPDKKVSEKVQKSKEDKKLTKDKSHKPTERKRPLKKGKVTDEKSILKQKKLKSEETSSKPKRSETKEHEKTLSEKKPQDDERAEAEKKIKPAKKEAKPKKEKVKPADIPKGVKKEKTKPAPVKKEPGVTKGKAKPARSKKEAEAVKEEHPAKKESRDIKKAAKPAPKEKVTKAVKEKAEPVVKKEDEVAEKKVKAAPKKKEPEVSKEKTKPTPSKKEEEAPKKKAKPARVEKEPVVSKKKSKPEPSKKEPDVPKEKEKPAKRELKPKAAPVKKEPEVSKEKAKLSLLQKEDKVLKPGPGKKEAGDIKEKAKPTLAKKEAVQKKPKPAAVKKEPEVTKEKEASSKKEPKITKEIPKPPKKAEVIKEIRVPEKKEAEVIEAKVKPAPEKKETEVIKEKVKPAPVKKEAKVIKDKAKHAPEKKVISEAEVIKDKAKAAPVKKEAEVTKEKAPEPAHKREPKVTKEEEKTAPPKTVEVPKEKPKQVLKETEPDITKEMPEPKKKPKAIKEKAKPAPTKKEAEVIKEKAERVTVKKEPKAIKEKAKPAPTKKEAEVIKEKAKPVPEKKEAEVIKKKTKPTPVKKEPLITKEKPKPTPKKEAESIKERAKPAPKMKEVKEKTKPAPVKKEAEVIKEKVKPAPVKKEAEVIKEKVKPAPVKKAEVVKEKAKPAPEKKEAKVIEGKVKEAPVKKEAEIIKEKVKPAAAKKEAEVIKEKVKVAPVKKEPGVPKEKTMKPAPEPAKKVEVPKEKVKPVLKEKEAKVIKAKDKPAPVKKEPAVTKEKEKPAPKKKEAEIIKEKVKPAPVKKEPEVSKKAPESKPEPVKKVEVPKEMVKPVHEEKAAEAIKEKAEPVPKKKEPGVVKKAHEAKPKREPEVTKEKKKTEAKKEAKVIKEKVKATPVKQEADVPKEKTVKPEPVKKVEAPKEKAKLVPKEKEPEITKEKAKPAPKKADAIKEKVKPAPKMKEAKDIKEKVKPAPVKKEAIVIKEKVKPAPEKKEAELIKEKAKATPVKKEPEVTKKKAPKKEAEILEEKIKPATEKKEAEAIKEKAKPVTEKLKEAEVKVKPAPVKKEPEVIKEKEKPAPKKKEAEVIKEKAKPAPVKKAPEVLKEKVLEPKPTPLKKDAKVIKEDLKPTEKKEAEVIKEKVKPAPKIKEAEVIKEKITPAPEKKEAEVIKEKVKPAPKKKEAEVIEKVKPAPKIKEAKVIKEEVKSAPEIKEAEEIKKKIKPAQEAKVIKEKVKPAPEIKESEEIKEKVKPDPEKKEAEVIKEKVKPAQKKEVEEIKEKVQPTPEIKEAKVTKEKVKAAPVKKEPEVAKEKAPEPPTPKRDVPPSLGVDLELLNSINQKLSLLDLLRKDIGEMKSDLESTQNQIHLLRMDNRTIKEPETVGVKVKRAVSKEKVQKEPEVLRKITKTAHLKKERDALKNITKPAPAKKDQEVKIRPGPKQKEIHHVEVEAEKPLQKESEEVKEAEVKLTEKEAVKDKEVKGEEPDVTKDIPEIEEEDIPYFQCFFVDEDDTQYPFFPFPPPLSPNFGV; this is encoded by the exons ATGACTCAGGCAACTAAAG AAGTACAATCCATCCCTCCCACTCCTGCAGATGCCCCAGTAACGCCAGTGCATCCAGACACTCTCACGGCCAGAAGTCATGGGTTTCTCAGAATCTTAAAGCGTCCCGCACAATGGCTGATCGTCATCTCGCTTCTGATCTCATGGTCAGTAGCTGGTGTTGTCATGTTTGACTTTGTGACTGACGATCAGCTTGCAA ACATCCAGGAATTTGGATCTGATCCGATGTTAGCAATAGATAAGACGTTTGAAGGCATTGAAAACGGAATGAACAACATGATCAATACCGTCACTGATGCATATG ATCACGTCGTTGAAATGAACTTTAATCCGATGGACGCTGTTAATTTAGCAGCAGACTCATCTGtggcttttctgtcatttaGTGGTGTtg GAGACTTTGGAGTCACTGAAACAGTGGCATTTGGTGGCACTGTTCTAGATGAAGCTACAGAATGGATTAGATTTCCTATCAACTACTTATTCCACATGTTTGAAG ACATTCTGGACGTAACTATCATTTATCCTGCGGACGTGGCCAGTGATGCACTCGTGTACACTTTAAGTGGGGTCAAGGATGTTTTTCAATATCTTTCCACTGTGTTTGTGGGCATCGAAG CTCAGATTCCCAAAATGAGCATTGATCCCATGAAACTGGCTGGCAATGTTGCAGAAGAGGCCACAGAGCTAAAGAACTCTATTTCTAACTACCTTTCCAACTTATTTGTTGGAGATGAAG GTGTTATTCCTGACATTAGCTTTGACCCTATGAAAGTTGTCACAGACTCTGTTGAGGAATTTGTTGACAGGAGAGACATGTTCTTGGCCTACCTGTCAAACATGCTCATCAAAGACAAAG ATGAAGCACCACAAATGTTAAGAAGAAAAG GAGAATTTCTGCCCCCTATGGAAAAAG ACATGAGAGGTAAGAAGGCCGAAGCTGAAGAGGATGAAATAATGCAACAAATAAACATAACtgtagaaaaagaaaagaagaaagaagTTAAACCCGACAAGAAAGTCAGTGAAAAAGTTCAAAAGTCCAAGGAGGACAAGAAACTTACAAAAGACAAGAGTCATAAACCAACAG AAAGGAAAAGACCTCTTAAAAAGGGCAAGGTGACTGATGAAAAGTCCATTCTGAAACAGAAGAAACTGAAATCGG aAGAAACGTCATCAAAGCCTAAAAGAAGTGAAACAAAAGAACATGAaaaaactctttcagaaaagaAACCCCAGGATGATGAGAGAGCAG AAGCTGAGAAAAAGATTAAACCAGCCAAGAAAG AAGCCAaacctaaaaaagaaaaagtgaaacc tgcggACATCCCAAAAG GTGTTAAGAAAGAGAAAACCAAACCAGCCCCTGTTAAGAAAG AGCCTGGAGTTACCAAAGGAAAGGCCAAACCAGCTCGTTCAAAAAAAG AAGCTGAAGCTGTCAAGGAGGAACATCCTGCAAAAAAAG AATCTAGAGATATTAAGAAAGCGGCAAAACCAGCTCCAAAAGAAAAAG TTACAAAGGCAGTGAAGGAAAAGGCTGAGCCAGTTGTGAAGAAAG aAGATGAAGTTGCAGAGAAGAAAGTCAAAGCAGCACCCAAAAAGAAAG AGCCTGAGGTTTCCAAAGAGAAGACCAAACCAACACCCTCAAAGAAAG AGGAGGAAGCCCCTAAAAAGAAAGCTAAGCCAGCCCGTGTGGAGAAAG AGCCTGTTGTCTCCAAAAAGAAGTCCAAACCAGAACCTTCAAAGAAag AACCTGATGTTCCTAAGGAGAAAGAAAAACCAGCCAAAAGAG AATTGAAGCCAAAGGCAGCTCCTGTGAAAAAAG agCCTGAAGTTTCCAAGGAAAAGGCGAAGCTATCACTTTTGCAGAAAG AGGATAAAGTTCTCAAACCAGGTCCTGGGAAGAAAG AGGCTGGTGATATTAAAGAGAAGGCAAAACCTACTCTTGCAAAGAAAG AAGCTGTGCAGAAAAAGCCTAAACCAGCTGCTGTCAAGAAAG AGCCTGAAGTTACAAAAGAGAAAGAAGCCTCTTCAAAGAAAG AACCTAAGATAACTAAAGAAATACCCAAGCCACCAAAGAAAG CTGAAGTGATCAAAGAGATCAGAGTTCCAGAGAAGAAAG AGGCTGAAGTCATTGAGGCGAAAGTTAAACCAGCCCCTGAGAAGAAAG AGACTGAAGTCATTAAAGAGAAAGTTAAACCAGCTCCTGTAAAGAAAg AAGCAAAAGTCATCAAGGACAAAGCTAAACATGCCCCCGAGAAGAAAG TCATTTCAGAGGCTGAAGTCATCAAGGACAAAGCTAAAGCCGCTCCTGTTAAGAAAG AGGCTGAAGTTACTAAAGAAAAGGCACCTGAACCAGCACACAAAAGAG AACCTAAAGTTACCAAAGAGGAAGAAAAAACAGCGCCTCCTAAAACAG TCGAGGTTCCAAAGGAAAAGCCAAAACAAGTCCTCAAAGAAACAG AACCTGACATAACCAAAGAGATGCCAGAGCCAAAGAAAA AGCCAAAAGCCATCAAAGAGAAAGCTAAACCAGCCCCTACCAAGAAAG aGGCTGAAGTTATTAAAGAGAAAGCTGAACGGGTCACTGTAAAGAAAG AGCCAAAAGCCATCAAAGAGAAAGCTAAACCAGCCCCTACCAAGAAAG AGGCTGAAGTTATTAAAGAGAAAGCTAAACCGGTCCCTGAAAAGAAAG AGGCCGAAGTCatcaagaagaaaaccaaacCAACTCCTGTAAAGAAAG AACCTTTGATAACCAAAGAAAAACCCAAACCAACACCAAAGAAAG aAGCTGAATCCATTAAAGAAAGAGCTAAACCAGCACCCAAGATGAAAG AGGTTAAAGAGAAAACTAAACCAGCCCCTGTGAAGAAAG AGGCCGAAGTCATTAAAGAGAAAGTTAAACCAGCTCCTGTGAAGAAAG AGGCCGAAGTCATTAAAGAGAAAGTTAAACCAGCTCCTGTGAAGAAAG ctgAAGTAGTCAAAGAAAAGGCTAAACCAGCCCCTGAAAAGAAAG AGGCTAAAGTCATTGAGGGGAAAGTTAAAGAAGCTCCTGTAAAGAAAG AGGCTGAAATCATCAAAGAGAAAGTCAAACCAGCCGCGGCCAAGAAAG AGGCTGAAGTCATCAAGGAGAAAGTTAAAGTAGCTCCTGTAAAGAAag AGCCTGGAGTTCCTAAAGAAAAGACAATGAAACCAGCACCAGAACCTGCAAAGAAAG TTGAGGTTCCCAAAGAAAAGGTTAAACCAGTCCTTAAAGAGAAAG AAGCTAAAGTTATCAAGGCCAAAGATAAACCAGCTCCTGTGAAGAAAG AGCCTGCAGTTaccaaagagaaagaaaagccAGCGCCTAAGAAGAAAG AGGCTGAAATTATCAAGGAGAAAGTCAAACCAGCTCCTGTTAAGAAAG AACCTGAAGTTTCTAAAAAAGCACCTGAATCAAAACCAGAACCCGTAAAGAAAG TTGAGGTTCCTAAAGAAATGGTGAAACCGGTCCATGAAGAAAAAG caGCTGAAGCAATCAAAGAGAAAGCTGAACCAGTCCCTAAGAAAAAAG AGCCTGGAGTTGTTAAAAAGGCACATGAAGCAAAACCCAAAAGAG aGCCTGAAGTTaccaaagagaaaaaaaaaacagaagctaAGAAAG AGGCTAAAGTAATAAAGGAGAAAGTTAAAGCAACTCCTGTAAAGCAAG AGGCTGACGTTCCTAAAGAAAAAACAGTCAAACCAGAACCTGTGAAGAAAG TTGAGGCTCCAAAGGAAAAGGCAAAACTAGTGCCTAAAGAGAAAG AACCTGAAATAACCAAAGAAAAGGCGAAGCCAGCACCAAAGAAAG CTGATGCCATCAAAGAGAAAGTCAAACCAGCCCCTAAGATGAAAG aggCTAAAGACATCAAGGAGAAAGTTAAACCAGCTCCTGTAAAAAAAG agGCAATTGTCATCAAGGAAAAAGTTAAACCTGCCCCTGAGAAAAAAG AAGCTGAACTCATCAAGGAAAAAGCTAAAGCGACTCCTGTAAAGAAAG AGCCTGAAGTTACTAAGAAAAAGGCACCTAAAAAAG AGGCTGAAATCCttgaggagaaaataaaaccagCCACTGAGAAGAAAG AGGCTGAAGCCATCAAGGAGAAAGCTAAACCTGTCACAGAGAAGTTAAAAG AGGCTGAAGTCAAAGTGAAACCAGCTCCTGTAAAGAAAG AGCCTGAAGTTatcaaagaaaaagaaaaaccagcACCTAAGAAGAAAG AGGCTGAAGTCATCAAGGAGAAAGCTAAACCAGCTCCTGTAAAGAAAG CTCCTGAAGTTCTTAAAGAAAAGGTGCTTGAACCAAAACCAACTCCTTTAAAGAAAG ATGCTAAAGTGATCAAGGAAGATCTTAAACCAACGGAGAAGAAAG AGGCTGAAGTGATCAAGGAGAAAGTTAAACCAGCACCTAAAATTAAAG AGGCTGAAGTGATCAAGGAGAAAATTACACCAGCCCCTGAGAAGAAAG AGGCTGAAGTGATCAAGGAGAAAGTTAAACCAGCCCCCAAGAAGAAAG AGGCTGAAGTGATTGAGAAAGTTAAACCAGCTCCTAAAATTAAAG AGGCTAAAGTGATCAAGGAGGAAGTTAAATCAGCCCCTGAAATTAAAG AGGCTGAAGAGatcaagaaaaaaattaaaccaGCCCAAG AGGCTAAAGTGATCAAGGAGAAAGTTAAACCAGCCCCTGAAATTAAAG AGTCTGAAGAGATCAAGGAGAAAGTTAAACCAGACCCTGAGAAAAAAG AGGCTGAAGTGATCAAGGAGAAAGTAAAACCAGCTCAGAAGAAAG aGGTTGAAGAGATCAAGGAGAAAGTTCAACCGACCCCTGAAATTAAAG AGGCTAAAGTCACAAAGGAGAAAGTGAAAGCAGCTCCTGTAAAGAAAG AGCCTGAAGTTGCTAAAGAAAAAGCACCTGAACCACCCACACCAAAGAGAG ATGTTCCTCCATCTCTTGGTGTGGATCTGGAGCTCCTGAACTCTATCAACCAAAAACTGTCTCTTCTGGATTTACTGAGGAAGGACATTGGTGAAATGAAAAGTGACCTGGAGTCCACTCAGAATCAAATTCATCTTTTAAGGATGGACAACAGAACAATCAAAG agCCAGAGACTGTTGGTGTAAAAGTAAAGCGAGCAGTCTCCAAGGAAAAAGTTCAAAAAG aaccAGAAGTTTTAAGAAAGATTACAAAGACTGCACATCTTAAGAAAG AACGTGATGCCCTGAAAAACATCACAAAGCCTGCACCTGCAAAGAAAG ATCAAGAGGTCAAGATCAGGCCAGGGCCTAAACAGAAAG AAATCCATCATGTAGAGGTGGAAGCAGAGAAACCTTTACAAAAAG AATCCGAGGAGGTCAAAGAAGCAGAAG TCAAGCTAACCGAGAAAGAAGCTGTCAAGGACAAAGAAGTAAAAG gagAAGAACCCGATGTCACCAAAGATATTCCAGAAATAGAGGAGG AGGACATTCCCTACTTCCAGTGTTTCTTTGTGGATGAGGATGACACTCAGTACCCGTTCTTCCCCTTCCCACCTCCACTCTCACCAAACTTCGGAGTCTGA